A stretch of Mesoplodon densirostris isolate mMesDen1 chromosome 7, mMesDen1 primary haplotype, whole genome shotgun sequence DNA encodes these proteins:
- the KCNE3 gene encoding potassium voltage-gated channel subfamily E member 3 codes for METTNGTETWYESLHAVLKALNATLHSNLLCRPGSDNLTEERRASLPGRNDNSYMYILFVMFLFAATVGSLILGYTRSRKVDKRSDPYHVYIKNRVSML; via the coding sequence ATGGAGACCACCAATGGGACTGAGACCTGGTATGAGAGCCTGCACGCTGTGTTGAAGGCTCTAAATGCCACTCTTCACAGCAACTTGCTCTGCCGGCCAGGGTCAGACAACCTGACTGAGGAGAGGCGGGCCAGCCTACCTGGCCGCAATGACAACTCCTACATGTACATTCTCTTCGTCATGTTCCTATTTGCTGCCACTGTGGGCAGCCTCATCCTGGGATACACCCGCTCCCGCAAAGTGGATAAGCGCAGTGACCCCTATCACGTATACATCAAGAACCGTGTGTCTATGCTCTAA